In Myxococcus stipitatus, a single window of DNA contains:
- a CDS encoding LytR/AlgR family response regulator transcription factor, whose protein sequence is MRALIVDDERLARAELRRLLAAHPDVTVVGEATHVDDALRQVEALDPDLLLLDIQMPGGSGFDVLARLDEPPDVIFTTAYDAHAVRAFAVNALDYLLKPIEPPRLAEALERVRQRHPAPTPPGPAVPAGAPLERVFVRDGERCWLVNLSQVPLISSEGNYARLHLEGHQPLLLRSLNHLEEKLDPARFFRASRQHLLNLDFVESLEPGPGGTLVARLRGGQEVEMSRRQSQHFRERMSL, encoded by the coding sequence ATGAGAGCCCTCATCGTCGATGACGAGCGCCTGGCCCGCGCCGAGCTCCGTCGCCTGCTGGCGGCGCACCCGGACGTGACGGTCGTGGGCGAGGCCACCCACGTCGACGACGCCCTCCGTCAAGTGGAGGCGCTCGACCCGGACCTGCTCCTGCTCGACATCCAGATGCCGGGAGGCAGCGGCTTCGACGTGCTCGCCCGGCTCGACGAGCCCCCCGACGTCATCTTCACCACGGCCTACGACGCGCACGCGGTGCGCGCCTTCGCGGTGAACGCGCTCGACTACCTGCTCAAGCCCATCGAGCCGCCCCGGCTCGCGGAGGCGCTGGAGCGCGTGCGCCAGCGCCACCCCGCGCCCACCCCGCCGGGGCCGGCCGTGCCCGCGGGCGCGCCCCTCGAGCGCGTCTTCGTGCGGGACGGCGAGCGCTGCTGGCTGGTGAACCTGTCGCAGGTCCCGCTCATCAGCTCCGAGGGCAACTACGCGCGGCTGCACCTGGAGGGGCATCAGCCGCTGCTGCTGCGCTCGCTGAATCACCTGGAGGAGAAGCTGGACCCGGCGCGCTTCTTCCGCGCCAGCCGCCAGCACCTGCTCAACCTCGACTTCGTCGAGTCACTGGAGCCGGGCCCCGGCGGCACGCTGGTGGCGCGCCTGCGTGGGGGGCAGGAGGTGGAGATGTCGCGCCGTCAGTCCCAGCACTTCCGCGAGCGCATGAGCCTCTGA
- a CDS encoding sensor histidine kinase, whose translation MTSRNPWVYAACQAGGWGLYTLMNVLLALVTPSMEGGAPLHRVVLLCTIGSLVGVCVTHLARSRLNLREWVRLPMRALAVRVVGASLGLGAVQTLLAFLAFYPFIASPFSASHPHIQLVGFLYPLTIWTLVMFMWLLIYCTVHFIHHARTVELERWKLEAAAQSAELRFLKSQLQPHFLFNCLNSTRALITEDPQRAQEVVTRLSSLLRYALASREPETVSLERELQVVRDYLGLEGVRLDERLRVREDVAPEALGAPVPAMLVQTLVENAIKHGIARMPEGGEVTLSAHVREGALCLEVTNTAAPASTPPAPHSSGVGLHNASERLRLLCGAGASLQLDQSQAATTTARVRIPLPA comes from the coding sequence ATGACGTCACGAAACCCATGGGTCTACGCGGCCTGCCAGGCGGGAGGATGGGGGCTCTACACCCTGATGAACGTCCTCCTCGCCCTGGTGACGCCCTCGATGGAAGGGGGCGCTCCCCTCCACCGGGTCGTCCTCCTGTGCACCATCGGCTCGCTGGTGGGCGTCTGCGTCACCCACCTCGCCCGCTCCAGGCTGAACCTCCGCGAGTGGGTGCGCCTGCCCATGCGGGCGCTCGCGGTCCGCGTCGTCGGCGCGTCGCTCGGGCTGGGTGCCGTGCAGACGCTCCTGGCCTTCCTGGCGTTCTACCCGTTCATCGCCTCGCCCTTCAGCGCCTCGCATCCCCACATCCAGCTCGTCGGGTTCCTCTACCCCCTCACCATCTGGACCCTGGTGATGTTCATGTGGCTGCTCATCTACTGCACCGTGCACTTCATCCACCACGCGAGGACCGTGGAGCTGGAGCGCTGGAAGCTGGAGGCCGCCGCCCAGTCCGCGGAGCTGCGCTTCCTCAAGTCCCAGCTCCAGCCCCACTTCCTCTTCAACTGCCTCAACAGCACCCGCGCGCTCATCACCGAGGACCCCCAGCGCGCGCAGGAGGTCGTCACCCGCCTGTCCTCGCTGCTGCGCTACGCGCTCGCCTCCCGGGAGCCGGAGACGGTGTCGCTGGAGCGCGAGCTCCAGGTGGTGCGCGACTACCTGGGCCTCGAGGGCGTGCGGCTCGACGAGCGGCTGCGGGTCCGTGAAGACGTGGCCCCCGAGGCGCTCGGCGCCCCCGTCCCCGCCATGCTCGTGCAGACCCTGGTCGAGAACGCCATCAAGCACGGCATCGCGCGCATGCCCGAGGGGGGCGAGGTGACGCTCTCCGCCCACGTGCGCGAGGGCGCGCTGTGCCTGGAGGTCACCAACACGGCGGCGCCCGCCTCCACGCCCCCCGCGCCCCACTCGAGCGGCGTGGGACTCCACAACGCGAGCGAGCGCCTGCGCCTGCTGTGCGGCGCGGGCGCGTCGCTCCAGCTCGACCAGTCCCAGGCCGCGACGACCACCGCGCGCGTCCGCATCCCCCTGCCCGCATGA
- a CDS encoding alpha/beta fold hydrolase, with translation MCRAPLLAAFIALSLATGCATTSSSTPGGATPPAPFQVKRSGKGRPVLFIPGLASSGEVWDETLAHLQGQYDCHVFTLAGFAGQPAIPAPILPTVRRALADYIRAQGLQKPIIVAHSLGGFLALGLAADAPELVGGLFIVDGLPFLPATMDPNATPESMRPHAEQFRTQARARTAEQRALASRTYLSNDIADPAKVDIAVRWGVDSDAETVAQAYYELVTTDLRPELSRITAPTFVLGSWTRLKGLVPREVVEAVFRDQFKNLPTARVELHDTARHFIMWDDPTGFFQKLDGFLAGDTSVSRMEPTR, from the coding sequence ATGTGCCGCGCCCCGCTTCTCGCCGCGTTCATCGCCCTGTCGCTCGCCACCGGCTGCGCCACCACGTCGTCCAGCACGCCGGGTGGCGCCACGCCCCCTGCTCCGTTCCAGGTGAAGCGCTCCGGCAAGGGCCGGCCGGTGCTGTTCATCCCCGGGCTCGCCTCGTCCGGTGAGGTCTGGGACGAGACGCTCGCCCACCTCCAGGGCCAGTACGACTGCCACGTCTTCACGCTCGCGGGCTTCGCCGGTCAGCCCGCCATCCCCGCGCCCATCCTCCCCACCGTGCGGCGCGCGCTCGCGGACTACATCCGCGCGCAGGGCCTCCAGAAGCCCATCATCGTCGCCCACAGCCTGGGGGGCTTCCTCGCGCTCGGGCTCGCGGCCGACGCCCCGGAGTTGGTGGGCGGATTGTTCATCGTCGATGGCCTGCCGTTCCTCCCCGCGACCATGGACCCGAACGCCACCCCCGAGAGCATGCGTCCCCACGCCGAGCAGTTCCGGACCCAGGCCCGCGCGCGGACCGCGGAGCAGCGCGCGCTCGCGTCGCGCACCTACCTGAGCAACGACATCGCGGACCCCGCCAAGGTGGACATCGCCGTGCGCTGGGGCGTGGACTCGGACGCGGAGACCGTGGCCCAGGCCTACTATGAGTTGGTCACCACCGACCTGCGCCCGGAGCTGTCGCGCATCACCGCGCCCACGTTCGTGCTCGGCTCGTGGACGCGACTCAAGGGGCTCGTCCCCCGCGAGGTGGTGGAGGCCGTCTTCCGCGACCAGTTCAAGAACCTGCCCACCGCGCGTGTCGAGCTCCACGACACGGCCCGGCACTTCATCATGTGGGACGACCCCACGGGCTTCTTCCAGAAGCTCGACGGCTTCCTCGCGGGCGATACGTCCGTGTCCCGGATGGAGCCGACGCGCTGA
- a CDS encoding NADAR family protein has product MAPDVIHFYSVTDEHGWCSNFAPYPIRLGGRMWPTTEHYFQARKFEDPRHQEAIRRARTPLLAARMGRDRRHKPRRDWESIKVAVMREALRAKFTQHEELARRLLATGEARLVEHTEDDDFWGDGGDGRGKNMLGRLLMEVRQELRLQGAP; this is encoded by the coding sequence ATGGCCCCGGATGTCATCCACTTCTACAGCGTCACCGACGAGCACGGTTGGTGCTCGAACTTCGCGCCCTACCCCATCCGCCTGGGGGGACGCATGTGGCCGACGACGGAGCATTACTTCCAGGCACGGAAGTTCGAGGACCCGCGTCACCAGGAGGCCATCCGGCGAGCACGCACGCCCCTGCTCGCGGCGCGGATGGGCCGGGACCGGCGACACAAGCCACGACGCGACTGGGAGTCCATCAAGGTCGCGGTCATGCGCGAGGCGCTCCGCGCGAAGTTCACGCAACACGAGGAGCTGGCGCGGCGCCTCCTGGCCACCGGCGAGGCCCGGCTCGTCGAGCACACGGAGGACGACGACTTCTGGGGCGACGGGGGTGATGGCCGTGGCAAGAACATGCTCGGGCGGCTCCTGATGGAGGTCCGCCAGGAGCTGCGCCTCCAGGGAGCGCCATAG
- a CDS encoding tetratricopeptide repeat protein — MRALRIALVALALAGAGCRRDKPVDHLQRARDATFEKRPDEALVEYRKAFDMLRHDSTPEALVLRARALKGAADVYWLEQRKVKEAVGVYRELIQQCPESPEALEARIIVAELLRVYYRDLRGAIDQLTAALQRNPPQGAELHYQVAKLYFELGDYQQCELETRRLIERFATSAYVDDSLFLQAQAISMIEGRRQEASRTFADLRTRFPDSELAPHALFEMGKLRSDAGEHEKAIETWVEVLKTHPDPSLVQDYIARARKRIANTTAEGVGQREVAFDRARPARSSLEAVGGRPEEAAHEHD; from the coding sequence GTGAGGGCGCTTCGGATCGCGCTCGTGGCGCTGGCCCTGGCCGGCGCGGGTTGTCGCCGCGACAAGCCGGTGGACCACCTCCAGCGCGCCCGTGACGCCACCTTCGAGAAGCGCCCCGACGAGGCGCTCGTCGAGTACCGCAAGGCCTTCGACATGCTCCGGCACGACAGCACGCCGGAGGCGCTCGTGCTCCGCGCCCGCGCGCTCAAGGGCGCCGCGGACGTGTACTGGCTGGAGCAGCGCAAGGTGAAGGAGGCCGTGGGCGTCTACCGCGAGCTCATCCAGCAGTGCCCCGAGTCCCCGGAGGCGCTCGAGGCCCGCATCATCGTCGCGGAGCTCCTGCGCGTGTACTACCGCGACCTGCGCGGCGCCATCGACCAGCTCACCGCCGCCCTCCAGCGCAACCCGCCCCAGGGCGCGGAGCTGCACTACCAGGTGGCCAAGCTGTACTTCGAGCTGGGTGACTACCAGCAGTGCGAGCTGGAGACGCGCCGCCTCATCGAGCGCTTCGCCACCAGCGCCTACGTGGATGACAGCCTGTTCCTTCAGGCCCAGGCCATCTCGATGATCGAGGGCCGCCGCCAGGAGGCCTCGCGCACCTTCGCGGACCTGCGCACCCGCTTCCCCGACTCCGAGCTGGCGCCGCACGCCCTCTTCGAGATGGGCAAGCTGCGCTCCGACGCCGGCGAGCACGAGAAGGCCATCGAGACCTGGGTGGAGGTGCTCAAGACGCACCCGGACCCGTCGCTGGTCCAGGACTACATCGCCCGCGCGCGCAAGCGCATCGCCAACACCACGGCGGAGGGCGTGGGCCAGCGCGAGGTGGCCTTCGACCGCGCCCGCCCCGCGCGCTCCTCGCTGGAGGCCGTGGGCGGCCGTCCCGAGGAAGCCGCGCACGAGCACGACTGA
- a CDS encoding DUF6929 family protein gives MIRTTLRRTLTLEAPEAPGRPAHVAAASGLVRAGDWLYVVADDSLHLAVFPARGEAPGRQVRLFPGELPEEAAARKAAKPDLEVLCLLGPLGGAPHGALLALPSGSTPERMRGAVLALGEDGALAGTARGVDCSALYRQLAREFGSLNIEGAAVVGGRLRLLQRGNGDAGVDALVDLDRERVLRAVEVGALGPQVLRTTRRWELGRAGGVRLSFTDASPLPDGRLVFTAAAEDTRDAYADGAVAGSAIGVLAPDGTPVFLDGVDAKVKLEGVDARVEQGRVHVLLVADADDPAVAAPLLEAALDVAG, from the coding sequence ATGATTCGCACCACCCTTCGACGCACCCTCACCCTGGAGGCCCCCGAGGCCCCGGGACGCCCCGCGCACGTCGCCGCCGCCAGCGGGCTGGTGCGCGCCGGGGACTGGCTCTACGTCGTCGCGGACGACTCGCTGCACCTGGCGGTGTTCCCCGCGCGCGGCGAGGCCCCGGGGCGACAGGTGCGGCTGTTCCCGGGCGAGCTGCCGGAGGAGGCGGCGGCGCGCAAGGCGGCCAAGCCGGACCTGGAGGTGCTGTGCCTGCTGGGGCCGCTGGGTGGCGCGCCCCATGGAGCGCTGCTCGCGCTGCCGTCGGGCTCCACCCCGGAGCGCATGCGCGGCGCGGTGCTGGCGCTGGGCGAGGACGGGGCGCTCGCGGGCACGGCGCGAGGGGTGGACTGCTCGGCGCTGTACCGCCAGCTCGCGCGGGAGTTCGGCTCGCTCAACATCGAGGGCGCGGCGGTGGTGGGGGGACGGCTGCGGCTGCTCCAGCGCGGCAACGGGGACGCGGGCGTGGACGCGCTGGTGGACCTGGACCGGGAGCGGGTGCTGCGCGCGGTGGAGGTGGGCGCGCTGGGGCCCCAGGTGCTGCGCACCACGCGGCGCTGGGAGCTGGGCCGGGCCGGCGGCGTGCGCCTGTCCTTCACGGACGCGTCGCCGCTGCCGGACGGGCGGCTCGTGTTCACCGCGGCGGCCGAGGACACGCGCGACGCGTACGCCGACGGCGCGGTGGCGGGCTCGGCCATCGGCGTGCTGGCGCCGGACGGCACGCCCGTGTTCCTCGACGGGGTGGACGCGAAGGTGAAGCTCGAGGGCGTGGACGCCCGGGTGGAGCAGGGGCGCGTCCACGTGCTGCTGGTGGCGGACGCGGACGACCCGGCGGTGGCCGCGCCGCTCCTGGAGGCGGCGCTGGACGTGGCGGGCTGA
- the mgtE gene encoding magnesium transporter translates to MMDSPLSAPLSMEELHEAWPVLSIDERLEGFRLLPSSVADDFFLGLSAREQAELILHLPPSERRTWVRLLPPDDLADLVQAVEPEQAEPILAQLDDASRREVNVLLAYAEDDAGGLMNPRFARVRPDMTIDEAIGYLRKQARERVETVYYAYALDAEQRLQGVLSLRQLFQAASDKRVADVMHHDVITVSENTDQEVVSQLFTEHAFMALPVLDEQGRMKGIVTVDDIVDVVQEEATEDIQKVGGMEALEAPYFEVGFFGMLKKRIGWLLVLFLGQMLTATAMGSFEGAIERAVVLSLFVPLIISSGGNSGSQASTLIIRALALGEMRLKDWWRVARREVASGLVLGIVLGVVGLGRILVWQSVSGAYGEHALLLGCAVALSVVGVVTFGTLAGSMLPLVLRRFGFDPASASAPFVATLVDVSGVLIYFTVASMLLEGTLL, encoded by the coding sequence ATGATGGACAGCCCTCTCAGCGCCCCGCTTTCCATGGAAGAGCTCCATGAGGCGTGGCCGGTGCTCTCCATCGACGAGCGCCTGGAGGGCTTCCGCCTGCTGCCGTCCTCGGTGGCGGATGACTTCTTCCTCGGCTTGTCCGCGCGCGAGCAGGCGGAGCTCATCCTCCACCTGCCTCCGTCCGAGCGGCGGACGTGGGTGCGGCTGCTGCCGCCGGACGACCTGGCGGACCTGGTGCAGGCGGTGGAGCCCGAGCAGGCCGAGCCCATCCTGGCGCAGCTCGACGACGCCAGCCGGCGCGAGGTCAACGTGCTGCTGGCCTACGCGGAGGACGACGCGGGTGGCCTGATGAACCCGCGCTTCGCGCGCGTGCGGCCGGACATGACCATCGACGAGGCCATCGGCTATCTGCGCAAGCAGGCGCGGGAGCGGGTGGAGACCGTCTATTACGCGTACGCGCTGGACGCGGAGCAGCGCCTGCAGGGCGTGCTCTCCCTGCGCCAGCTCTTCCAGGCCGCCAGCGACAAGCGGGTGGCGGACGTCATGCATCACGACGTCATCACCGTGTCGGAGAACACGGACCAGGAAGTGGTGAGCCAGCTGTTCACCGAGCACGCCTTCATGGCCCTGCCCGTGCTCGACGAGCAGGGGCGGATGAAGGGCATCGTGACGGTGGACGACATCGTCGACGTCGTCCAGGAAGAGGCCACCGAGGACATCCAGAAGGTCGGCGGCATGGAGGCCCTGGAGGCGCCGTACTTCGAGGTGGGCTTCTTCGGCATGCTCAAGAAGCGCATCGGCTGGCTGCTGGTGCTCTTCCTCGGGCAGATGCTCACCGCGACGGCCATGGGCAGCTTCGAGGGCGCCATCGAGCGCGCGGTGGTGCTCAGCCTCTTCGTGCCGCTCATCATCTCCTCCGGCGGCAATTCGGGCAGCCAGGCCTCCACGCTCATCATCCGCGCGCTGGCGCTGGGAGAGATGCGGCTGAAGGACTGGTGGCGCGTGGCGCGGCGCGAGGTGGCGTCCGGGCTGGTGCTGGGCATCGTGCTGGGCGTGGTGGGCCTGGGGCGCATCCTGGTGTGGCAGTCCGTGTCCGGGGCCTATGGCGAGCACGCGCTCCTGCTGGGCTGCGCGGTGGCGCTGTCCGTGGTGGGCGTGGTGACGTTCGGCACCCTGGCCGGCTCCATGCTGCCCCTGGTGCTGCGGCGCTTCGGCTTCGACCCGGCGAGCGCGTCCGCCCCCTTCGTCGCCACGCTGGTGGACGTCAGCGGGGTGCTCATCTACTTCACCGTCGCCAGCATGTTGCTGGAGGGTACGCTGCTCTGA
- a CDS encoding VOC family protein, with amino-acid sequence MKLGYVILYVPDVPATVAFYEKAFGLQRRFLHESNTYAEMETGATALAFAAETMADLNGLTVRFHRPKEVAAAVEVALVTPDVEGAFQRSVQAGASPVQPPKQKPWGQTVAYVRDLDGVLVELCSPMSA; translated from the coding sequence ATGAAGCTCGGCTACGTCATCCTCTACGTCCCGGACGTGCCCGCCACCGTCGCGTTCTACGAGAAGGCCTTCGGCCTCCAGCGCCGCTTCCTCCACGAGAGCAACACGTACGCGGAGATGGAGACCGGCGCCACGGCGCTCGCGTTCGCGGCGGAGACGATGGCGGACCTCAACGGCCTCACCGTGCGCTTCCATCGTCCGAAGGAGGTCGCCGCCGCGGTGGAGGTGGCGCTCGTCACGCCGGACGTCGAAGGCGCCTTCCAGCGCTCGGTCCAGGCGGGGGCCAGCCCCGTCCAGCCCCCCAAGCAGAAGCCCTGGGGACAGACGGTGGCCTACGTACGGGACCTGGACGGCGTGCTCGTGGAGCTCTGCTCGCCCATGTCCGCGTGA
- a CDS encoding helix-turn-helix transcriptional regulator yields MTADLKRTGYSERAPSRALSAAVDAFWRFVVPADALPDVHRVLPDGCTDLIVHFSDASAIGRGAVPRLSFVGPMERFSLVPLVPGEVSLGVRLHPGWARALLGISPSELRGLHVPVEDCTRAFRRLSERLEASTSLAHAMALLTEEFSARGASARHAPSARATQALQALRATSGQVRMSTLARSLGISERTLHRDVLDEAGVAPKFLARVLRLQRTLSDLRAPGASLSEVAFARGYADQAHLTREFRELAGVPPSALVG; encoded by the coding sequence ATGACGGCGGACCTGAAGCGAACGGGCTACTCGGAGCGTGCACCCTCCCGCGCGCTCTCCGCCGCGGTGGACGCCTTCTGGCGCTTCGTCGTGCCCGCCGACGCCCTCCCGGACGTCCACCGGGTCCTCCCGGATGGCTGCACGGACCTCATCGTCCACTTCAGCGACGCGAGCGCCATCGGGCGTGGGGCCGTGCCCCGGTTGAGCTTCGTCGGCCCCATGGAGCGCTTCTCCCTCGTCCCGCTCGTTCCTGGCGAGGTGAGCCTCGGCGTGCGGCTCCACCCGGGCTGGGCGCGCGCGCTGTTGGGCATCAGCCCCAGCGAGCTCCGCGGGCTCCACGTCCCCGTGGAGGACTGCACCCGCGCCTTCCGGCGACTGTCGGAGCGGCTCGAGGCCAGCACCTCCCTGGCCCACGCCATGGCCCTGCTCACCGAGGAGTTCTCCGCGCGCGGCGCCTCCGCGCGCCATGCCCCCAGCGCCCGCGCCACCCAGGCCCTCCAGGCGCTGCGCGCCACGTCGGGCCAGGTCCGCATGTCCACGCTCGCGCGCTCGCTCGGCATCAGCGAGCGGACGTTGCACCGGGACGTGCTCGACGAGGCGGGAGTAGCCCCCAAGTTCCTCGCCCGCGTGCTCCGGCTCCAACGGACACTGTCCGACCTGCGCGCCCCCGGCGCGAGCCTGAGCGAGGTCGCCTTCGCCCGGGGCTACGCGGACCAGGCCCACCTCACGCGGGAGTTCCGCGAGCTGGCGGGCGTGCCGCCCTCCGCGCTCGTCGGCTGA
- a CDS encoding alpha/beta fold hydrolase, whose product MYQVIGSIIGLGVLAATARWWLLRREGPSCPLEPFDGVIHRVGKAVIAERHSEAPRATVICMHGFVASMRYFTHEHYAAPDIQLIQLTSCDYHLPITQPVERPAPWAKVPQAPEGSIAYDAEVLLQALEHLPRTEHIRVHGHSRGGAVVLEAASMRPDLFEKVEVVLEAPVLPQARPYVALGALQLWLLPFVIPLWRREPISRHNRGAWGPLENARKRELITAFPFNPKRVSTMETNVRGIGEWMNGKDTSVFKNLRRGTVLVPTKDRVLDARSMLESARRAEPTLNVVTLEGCSHFVLWDRPDAMPALPHLEERSAASA is encoded by the coding sequence ATGTATCAGGTCATCGGAAGCATCATCGGCCTCGGCGTCCTCGCCGCCACCGCGCGGTGGTGGCTGCTGCGTCGCGAGGGCCCGTCCTGCCCGCTGGAGCCGTTCGACGGGGTCATCCACCGGGTGGGCAAGGCCGTCATCGCGGAGCGGCACAGCGAGGCCCCCCGCGCCACGGTCATCTGCATGCACGGCTTCGTGGCCAGCATGCGCTACTTCACGCACGAGCACTACGCCGCCCCCGACATCCAGCTCATCCAGCTGACGAGCTGCGACTACCACCTGCCCATCACCCAGCCGGTCGAGCGCCCGGCGCCCTGGGCGAAGGTGCCCCAGGCGCCGGAGGGCAGCATCGCGTACGACGCGGAGGTGCTGTTGCAGGCGCTGGAGCACCTCCCCCGGACGGAGCACATCCGCGTCCACGGCCACTCGCGAGGAGGCGCCGTGGTGCTGGAGGCCGCGTCGATGCGGCCCGACCTGTTCGAGAAGGTGGAGGTCGTCCTCGAGGCCCCGGTGCTGCCCCAGGCCCGGCCGTACGTCGCGCTGGGCGCGCTCCAGTTGTGGCTCCTGCCGTTCGTCATCCCGCTGTGGCGCCGCGAGCCCATCTCCCGTCACAACCGCGGCGCGTGGGGGCCGCTGGAGAACGCTCGCAAGCGCGAGCTCATCACCGCCTTCCCCTTCAACCCGAAGCGGGTCTCCACCATGGAGACCAACGTCCGAGGCATCGGCGAGTGGATGAACGGGAAGGACACCTCCGTGTTCAAGAACCTGCGCCGGGGGACGGTGCTCGTGCCGACCAAGGACCGGGTGCTGGATGCCCGCTCCATGCTGGAGAGCGCCCGCCGCGCGGAGCCCACGCTGAACGTCGTCACCCTGGAGGGGTGCAGCCACTTCGTCCTCTGGGACCGGCCGGACGCCATGCCCGCCCTGCCCCACCTGGAGGAGCGCTCCGCGGCGAGCGCCTGA
- a CDS encoding acyl-CoA dehydrogenase family protein, whose product MARDDETLAQLLSTLERFVKERLMPNEHRVADEDAIPADIIGEMRDLGLFGLSTPVEYGGIGLDMSQEVQVAFVLGQTSPAFRSLIGTNNGIGSQGIILDGTEEQKRKYLPRLASGEIVGAFALTEPNAGSDASSLRTTARRQGDHYVLDGTKRFITNAPEAGLFTVMARTNPEDKGASGISAFLVEAGTPGLHIGPADKKMGQKGTHTADVLFEDCRVPASQLLGGQEGQGFKTAMKVLDRGRLHIAAVCVGIAERLIRESLRYAMERQQFGKPIAEFQLIQAMLADSRMETYAARCMVLDAAGRRDQGQNISTEASCCKLFASEMVGRVADRAVQIFGGAGYIADYGIERFYRDVRLFRLYEGTSQIQQLVIARNMMREAS is encoded by the coding sequence ATGGCTCGTGACGACGAAACACTCGCTCAACTGCTGTCCACGCTCGAGCGCTTCGTGAAGGAGCGGCTCATGCCCAACGAGCACCGGGTCGCGGACGAGGACGCCATCCCGGCGGACATCATCGGGGAGATGCGCGATTTGGGCCTGTTCGGCCTGTCCACGCCCGTGGAGTACGGCGGCATCGGCCTGGACATGAGCCAGGAGGTCCAGGTGGCCTTCGTGCTCGGGCAGACGTCACCGGCCTTCCGCTCGCTCATCGGCACCAACAACGGCATCGGGTCGCAGGGCATCATCCTGGACGGCACGGAGGAGCAGAAGCGCAAGTACCTGCCCCGGCTGGCGTCGGGCGAAATCGTCGGCGCGTTCGCGCTCACGGAGCCCAACGCGGGCTCGGACGCGTCGTCGCTGCGCACCACCGCGCGCCGCCAGGGCGACCACTACGTGCTCGACGGCACCAAGCGCTTCATCACCAACGCGCCGGAGGCGGGCCTGTTCACGGTGATGGCGCGCACCAACCCGGAGGACAAGGGCGCCAGCGGCATCTCCGCGTTCCTCGTGGAGGCGGGCACGCCGGGGCTGCACATCGGCCCCGCGGACAAGAAGATGGGCCAGAAGGGCACCCACACCGCGGACGTCCTGTTCGAGGACTGCCGGGTCCCCGCCTCCCAATTGCTTGGAGGACAGGAGGGCCAGGGCTTCAAGACGGCGATGAAGGTGCTGGACCGGGGGCGGCTGCACATCGCCGCGGTGTGCGTGGGCATCGCCGAGCGGCTCATCCGGGAGAGCCTGCGCTACGCCATGGAGCGCCAGCAGTTCGGCAAGCCCATCGCGGAGTTCCAGCTCATCCAGGCGATGCTCGCGGACAGTCGCATGGAGACGTACGCCGCGCGCTGCATGGTGCTGGATGCCGCCGGGCGCAGGGACCAGGGGCAGAACATCAGCACCGAGGCCTCCTGCTGCAAGCTGTTCGCCAGTGAAATGGTGGGACGGGTGGCGGACCGGGCGGTGCAGATTTTCGGTGGTGCCGGGTATATCGCGGACTATGGCATCGAGCGGTTCTACCGCGACGTCCGCCTGTTCCGGCTCTACGAGGGCACCAGTCAGATTCAACAGCTCGTCATCGCGCGCAATATGATGCGCGAGGCGAGCTGA
- a CDS encoding IclR family transcriptional regulator, translating into MPRFAAPSFPPNEEVGASFVDSLEQVSAEEVKDRQFVTALARGLEILRAFTPQRPMLGNQELAASTGLPKPTISRLTHTLTRLGYLTYSERLGKYQLSTRVLALGFAALSNMGVRDVARPLMQDLADYANVPVSLGSRDRMNVVYVEHCRSTAAVTLRLDIGSRLPLATTAMGRALLAALPEGERRYFMGHMAKREPEKWPRIEASIEKALEDYRTHGFTLSIGDWDRDVNAVGVPFIPPDGSGILAFNCGGPSFLLPKQRLLLDIGPRLVNLVRNVEAALQRR; encoded by the coding sequence ATGCCACGTTTCGCTGCCCCCTCGTTCCCCCCCAATGAAGAAGTCGGTGCTTCCTTCGTGGATTCGCTGGAGCAGGTGAGCGCCGAGGAAGTGAAGGACCGGCAGTTCGTGACGGCGCTGGCGCGCGGACTGGAGATACTGCGCGCGTTCACGCCGCAGCGGCCCATGCTCGGCAACCAGGAGCTGGCGGCGAGCACGGGCCTGCCCAAGCCCACCATCTCCCGGCTGACGCACACGCTGACGCGGCTGGGGTACCTCACGTATTCGGAGCGGCTGGGCAAGTATCAGCTGAGCACGCGGGTGCTCGCGCTGGGCTTCGCGGCGCTCTCCAACATGGGCGTGCGCGACGTGGCCCGGCCGCTGATGCAGGACCTGGCGGACTACGCGAACGTGCCGGTCTCGCTCGGAAGCCGCGACCGGATGAACGTGGTGTACGTGGAGCACTGTCGCTCCACGGCGGCGGTGACGCTGCGGCTGGACATCGGCTCGCGGCTGCCGCTGGCCACGACGGCCATGGGGCGCGCGCTGCTCGCCGCGCTACCGGAGGGCGAGCGGCGCTACTTCATGGGCCACATGGCCAAGCGCGAGCCGGAGAAGTGGCCGCGCATCGAGGCGAGCATCGAGAAGGCGCTTGAGGACTACCGCACGCACGGCTTCACGCTCTCCATCGGAGACTGGGACCGGGACGTCAACGCGGTGGGCGTGCCCTTCATCCCGCCGGACGGCAGCGGCATCCTCGCCTTCAACTGTGGCGGCCCCTCGTTCCTGCTGCCCAAGCAACGGCTGCTGCTGGATATCGGTCCGCGGCTGGTGAACCTCGTGCGCAACGTCGAGGCGGCCCTGCAGCGCCGGTGA